From a region of the Fusobacterium sp. FSA-380-WT-3A genome:
- a CDS encoding sodium:solute symporter family protein, producing MNKQFLFLYFLIMLLMGGLSFKKIKDDKDFFVAGKKAGIIQVTGSLLASVVGSSVILGSVDFGYSSGWAGMWLVICASLGFCGLLPLVKYIKDFKGYNLPSMLGSFYGEKVQQAASLLIPIAWLGVIASQIMGAAKIISIMTTLTYTEGVILSGVIFIIYTLLGGQLSIIKTDVVQLGFIIFGVLSTFLFINQEPITINVAPMFNEKFQIIDLIVMMLSYSTTFVVGPDIYSRLFCAKDEKTMKNSIILTILVLLPLSYILAKIGIYGQQIFGGNGVGDSVLLVIAQEKLTKFLALALYFGILSAVISTADTTLLTASSLFAQVFIKDLKKENSIFVTRILIVVFGFLSILVAIKMKYILATLLLALSIYSGAFIVPTFLGIFGFRAKEEIVITSIVVGGVVALIGKMVGGSVGNYISISSYFINGIILYLGKKNKKEIFSKV from the coding sequence ATGAATAAACAATTTTTATTTTTATATTTTTTAATTATGTTATTAATGGGAGGACTTTCTTTTAAAAAAATAAAAGATGATAAAGATTTTTTTGTGGCTGGAAAAAAAGCTGGAATAATTCAAGTTACAGGAAGTTTATTGGCCTCTGTTGTAGGAAGTTCTGTTATACTAGGAAGTGTTGATTTTGGATATTCTTCTGGTTGGGCTGGAATGTGGTTGGTTATTTGTGCTTCATTAGGTTTCTGTGGGCTTTTACCTCTTGTAAAATATATAAAAGATTTTAAAGGATATAATTTACCAAGTATGCTTGGAAGTTTTTATGGAGAAAAAGTACAACAAGCAGCTTCTCTTTTAATTCCAATAGCTTGGCTTGGAGTAATAGCCTCTCAAATTATGGGAGCAGCTAAAATAATAAGTATAATGACAACTCTAACTTATACAGAGGGAGTGATTTTAAGTGGGGTTATTTTTATTATTTATACTTTATTAGGTGGACAACTTTCAATTATAAAAACAGATGTAGTCCAACTTGGATTTATCATTTTTGGAGTTCTTTCAACATTTTTATTTATAAATCAAGAGCCAATAACTATAAATGTTGCTCCTATGTTTAATGAAAAATTTCAAATTATAGATTTAATAGTTATGATGCTTTCTTATTCTACAACTTTTGTCGTTGGACCTGATATTTATTCAAGACTTTTTTGTGCAAAAGATGAAAAAACAATGAAGAATTCCATAATATTAACAATTTTGGTTTTATTACCATTGTCTTATATTTTAGCAAAAATAGGAATATATGGGCAACAAATTTTTGGTGGAAATGGAGTGGGAGATTCTGTTCTTTTGGTTATAGCTCAAGAAAAGTTAACAAAATTTTTAGCATTAGCTTTATATTTTGGAATTTTATCTGCTGTTATTTCTACAGCTGATACAACTTTACTTACAGCTTCATCTCTATTTGCTCAAGTATTTATAAAAGATTTGAAAAAAGAAAATTCTATTTTTGTAACAAGAATTTTAATAGTTGTATTTGGATTTTTATCAATTTTAGTAGCTATAAAAATGAAATATATATTAGCAACTCTTCTATTAGCTCTTTCAATTTATTCAGGAGCTTTTATAGTTCCAACATTTTTAGGAATCTTTGGATTTAGAGCAAAAGAGGAGATAGTAATAACTTCTATTGTTGTAGGAGGAGTTGTTGCACTAATTGGAAAAATGGTTGGTGGAAGTGTGGGAAATTATATTTCTATCTCATCATATTTTATAAATGGAATTATATTATATCTAGGTAAAAAAAATAAAAAAGAAATTTTTAGTA
- a CDS encoding TolC family protein, which yields MKKKILLLCLSLFILGCSNQDTRKNIDKENTLTEKEYLKKYGDTLSLEEILEINRDRNLDLKIKQLEREIATLDKKITFGNFLPSINILGGYTKLDNNIDINIDTSSLTSFFPIPIPPGILPNSLSSRLVDESFYTYGVGAQIPIFVPSLWFLYSARQKGEKISELVENLTTKLTTLQVTGEYYYILALQSEEKYLLDDLKAAKELERKAKVSLKVDAILPWELDKASTLVKAKESSLRNNQRDLLVAKMNLMKSLNLSPLTNFTLEDVEVGNISPLPPLDECIFQAISGNEVLKITSLSKDISKDVKKIAISNFLPKIILGGGYINNSNEIFADPSFLYGNVSGILSIFNGFKNVNEYKKAVRQQKISELKLEKEFLTTVIETTKAYNNVVKSMEMCEIANLNFKAEEGKLRQKKVEKKVDMIDDEEYFKTLASYNQALSLKKKADFQYEIALGALNIAMGKEPLKKGEKNNEI from the coding sequence ATGAAAAAAAAGATTTTGCTTCTTTGCCTTTCTCTTTTTATTTTAGGTTGTTCCAATCAAGATACTAGAAAAAATATTGACAAAGAAAATACTCTAACGGAAAAAGAATATTTAAAAAAATATGGAGATACTCTGTCTTTAGAAGAAATTTTAGAGATAAATAGAGACAGAAATTTAGATTTAAAGATAAAACAATTAGAAAGAGAAATTGCTACTTTAGACAAAAAAATTACCTTTGGAAATTTTTTGCCTTCAATTAATATTTTAGGAGGCTATACAAAATTAGATAATAATATTGATATAAATATTGATACAAGTTCTCTTACTAGTTTTTTCCCAATCCCAATACCTCCAGGAATTTTACCTAATTCACTTTCTTCAAGACTTGTTGATGAAAGTTTTTATACTTATGGAGTAGGAGCACAAATTCCTATTTTCGTTCCATCATTATGGTTTTTATATTCTGCTAGACAAAAGGGAGAAAAAATTAGTGAGCTTGTAGAAAATCTAACAACTAAACTTACAACTTTACAAGTTACAGGAGAATATTATTACATTTTAGCTCTACAATCTGAAGAAAAATATTTGCTAGATGATTTAAAGGCAGCAAAAGAGTTAGAAAGAAAAGCTAAAGTTTCTTTAAAAGTTGATGCAATACTACCTTGGGAACTTGATAAAGCTTCTACATTAGTAAAAGCTAAAGAGTCTTCTTTAAGAAATAATCAAAGAGATTTATTAGTAGCTAAAATGAATCTTATGAAATCTTTAAACCTTAGTCCTTTGACTAATTTTACTTTAGAAGATGTTGAAGTTGGAAATATCTCTCCTCTTCCTCCTCTAGATGAATGTATATTTCAAGCAATTTCTGGAAATGAAGTTTTAAAAATTACTTCTCTTTCTAAAGATATTAGTAAAGATGTTAAAAAAATTGCTATATCAAATTTTCTACCTAAAATAATTTTGGGTGGTGGCTATATAAATAATAGTAATGAAATTTTTGCTGACCCAAGCTTTTTATATGGAAATGTAAGTGGAATTTTATCAATTTTTAATGGCTTTAAAAATGTAAATGAATATAAAAAAGCTGTTAGACAACAAAAAATATCCGAATTAAAATTGGAAAAAGAATTTTTAACAACAGTTATTGAAACTACAAAAGCTTATAATAATGTTGTAAAATCTATGGAAATGTGTGAAATAGCAAATCTTAATTTTAAAGCTGAAGAGGGAAAACTTAGACAGAAAAAAGTTGAGAAAAAAGTTGATATGATAGATGATGAAGAATATTTTAAAACTTTAGCTAGTTATAATCAAGCTTTAAGTCTAAAGAAAAAAGCAGATTTTCAATATGAAATTGCTCTAGGAGCTTTAAATATAGCTATGGGAAAAGAACCTCTTAAGAAGGGAGAGAAAAATAATGAAATATAA